The Bacteroidota bacterium genome contains a region encoding:
- a CDS encoding Rrf2 family transcriptional regulator yields the protein MNSQLAIGLHILGFLASRPNERLTSEQMARTYGTSPVVLRRVLAKLQRHGLVETWRGTGGGSALARPANEITLREAYEAIADDQTILTRHPSDCAGRVAMVMGGYINELYADAELALLRRLEAVTVAEMDREIRTRLFGSV from the coding sequence ATGAACAGCCAACTTGCCATCGGCTTGCACATCTTGGGCTTTCTGGCCTCGCGTCCTAACGAACGTCTGACGTCCGAGCAAATGGCGCGGACGTATGGGACGAGTCCGGTCGTGCTGCGGCGGGTGCTGGCGAAGCTCCAGCGGCATGGCCTCGTGGAGACGTGGCGGGGGACCGGAGGTGGGAGTGCGTTGGCGAGGCCCGCCAACGAGATCACGCTCCGCGAAGCGTACGAGGCCATCGCCGACGACCAGACGATACTCACGCGGCACCCGAGCGACTGCGCAGGCCGTGTGGCCATGGTGATGGGCGGCTACATCAATGAGCTCTATGCAGACGCAGAGCTGGCACTGCTGCGTCGCCTTGAAGCGGTGACGGTGGCGGAGATGGACCGGGAGATTCGGACGCGCCTGTTCGGGTCTGTGTGA
- a CDS encoding SGNH/GDSL hydrolase family protein, with product MTACCVGCGEVNRIVADVEDGSVLVLGDSVMEWNADQEAAIADVIAAELNRAVVNGGVSGARLSMPEDESEQGALGYDIRAQYRPRGWEWVVMDGGANDLGDECNCGTCERTLDEMVSSDGHAGHYPDFVRDVVSDGSRVLVMGYYFPPNGPETAFTDCLDEFETLNARLDRMAASLDGVFYASAALVIDSTDLTHYDEDHVHPSIEGSRLIGQQLAHAMRVAEGE from the coding sequence ATGACGGCATGCTGTGTGGGCTGCGGAGAAGTAAACCGCATTGTCGCCGATGTAGAGGATGGGAGTGTGCTCGTCCTGGGCGACTCTGTGATGGAATGGAATGCTGACCAGGAAGCCGCAATCGCCGATGTGATCGCGGCTGAACTCAACCGGGCCGTTGTCAACGGAGGCGTTTCGGGAGCCCGGTTGAGCATGCCAGAGGATGAATCGGAGCAGGGCGCTCTAGGCTACGACATCCGCGCGCAGTATCGGCCTCGTGGTTGGGAATGGGTGGTGATGGACGGTGGAGCGAATGACTTGGGCGACGAGTGCAACTGCGGCACATGCGAGCGCACCTTGGACGAGATGGTCAGCAGCGACGGTCATGCGGGGCACTACCCCGACTTCGTTCGGGACGTGGTGAGCGATGGCAGCCGCGTCCTCGTCATGGGCTACTACTTCCCTCCGAACGGCCCCGAGACAGCGTTCACCGACTGCCTCGATGAGTTTGAGACCCTCAATGCTCGCCTTGATCGCATGGCCGCCTCCCTCGACGGCGTGTTCTATGCTTCTGCTGCGCTAGTTATTGATTCCACTGACCTGACACACTACGACGAGGATCATGTGCATCCTTCAATCGAAGGATCGCGGTTGATTGGGCAGCAGCTTGCACACGCCATGCGGGTGGCCGAAGGGGAATAG
- a CDS encoding DNA topoisomerase IV subunit B, with amino-acid sequence MAEAPATAYTGASIRILEGLEAVRMRPGMYIGGTGKAGLHHLVWEIVDNAVDEATNGYASRIDVTLHADGRSITVADDGRGIPVDKHPVKKVPTLEVILTTLHAGGKFDGASYITSGGLHGVGSSVVNALTEEMVAQVKRGGALYEQRYARGLPQTKLKKVKTNVRGTGTSIFFRPDSEIFETTTFDAELIKENLEVKTYLNGSLRIVFRDEAKGERIEFHHEGGIAEYLDHRIAAENARAVHPEPFVLRQSELADDIRVEVAFQWTEFPKERIVSFVNGIPTRDGGTHEQGFKDGVTKAIRAYMETHDLGQKKLDITADDIREGLFAVINLFMVDPQFQGQTKDKLNNPEARSLISGAFRLEFEQYLNGHGSVAESIVTRVVQAAKARLASRAAARQVRRKSAVSHRLNLPGKLADCSSTDPAESELFIVEGDSAGGSAKQGRDRKTQAILPLRGKVLNAEQATKSKVLANKELDHIVQALGCGLGADFDLGKLRYGKVVLLMDADSDGHHIATLLLTFFYRYLRPLIDEGAVYLAQPPLFRVDALKQTHWALDEGDRDAIIRRIKKKNPRANIEVQRFKGLGEMMPKTLHETTLDPERRRLLRVTIPDDAKLATENTITDLMGKDAAPRFQFIMGHADEVEELDV; translated from the coding sequence ATGGCAGAAGCCCCCGCCACCGCGTACACCGGTGCCAGCATCCGCATCCTCGAAGGCCTCGAAGCCGTCCGCATGCGCCCCGGCATGTACATCGGCGGGACGGGCAAGGCCGGGCTGCACCACCTCGTCTGGGAGATCGTTGACAACGCCGTGGACGAGGCCACCAACGGCTACGCCTCGCGCATTGACGTGACGCTGCACGCCGACGGCCGCTCGATCACCGTCGCCGACGACGGGCGCGGCATCCCCGTCGACAAGCACCCCGTCAAGAAGGTGCCGACGCTGGAGGTCATCCTCACGACCCTGCACGCAGGCGGTAAGTTCGACGGCGCGTCGTACATCACCTCGGGCGGCCTCCACGGCGTCGGCTCGTCGGTGGTGAACGCGCTCACGGAGGAGATGGTGGCGCAGGTCAAGCGCGGCGGGGCGCTCTACGAGCAGCGCTACGCCCGCGGCCTCCCGCAGACGAAGCTCAAGAAGGTCAAGACCAACGTACGCGGTACCGGCACGAGCATCTTCTTCCGCCCCGACTCCGAAATCTTCGAGACGACGACCTTCGACGCAGAACTGATCAAGGAGAACCTCGAAGTCAAGACCTACCTCAACGGGAGCCTCCGCATCGTCTTCCGCGACGAGGCGAAGGGCGAGCGTATCGAGTTCCACCACGAGGGCGGCATCGCGGAGTACCTCGACCACCGCATCGCGGCGGAAAACGCGCGGGCCGTCCACCCCGAGCCGTTCGTGCTGCGCCAGAGCGAGCTCGCCGACGATATCCGCGTGGAGGTAGCTTTCCAGTGGACCGAGTTTCCGAAGGAGCGCATCGTCAGCTTCGTCAACGGCATCCCTACGCGCGACGGCGGCACGCATGAGCAGGGCTTCAAAGACGGCGTGACGAAGGCCATCCGCGCCTACATGGAGACGCACGACCTCGGCCAGAAGAAGCTCGACATCACCGCCGACGACATCCGCGAGGGCCTCTTCGCCGTCATCAACCTGTTCATGGTCGACCCGCAGTTTCAGGGGCAGACCAAAGACAAGCTCAACAACCCCGAGGCGCGCAGCCTCATCTCGGGCGCGTTTCGGCTGGAGTTCGAGCAGTACCTCAACGGCCACGGCTCGGTCGCGGAATCCATCGTGACGCGCGTGGTGCAAGCGGCGAAGGCCCGCCTGGCTAGCCGCGCTGCTGCTCGGCAGGTCCGCCGCAAGAGCGCCGTCAGTCACCGCCTCAATCTCCCCGGCAAGCTCGCTGACTGCTCCTCGACAGACCCTGCCGAGAGCGAGCTGTTCATCGTCGAGGGCGACTCGGCCGGTGGCTCGGCGAAGCAGGGGCGCGACCGCAAGACGCAGGCCATCCTCCCGCTGCGCGGCAAGGTGCTCAACGCTGAGCAGGCGACGAAGAGCAAAGTGCTCGCCAACAAGGAACTTGACCACATCGTGCAGGCGCTCGGCTGCGGGCTCGGGGCCGACTTCGACCTCGGCAAGCTGCGCTACGGCAAGGTGGTCCTCCTCATGGACGCCGACTCCGACGGCCACCACATTGCGACACTCCTGCTGACGTTCTTCTACCGCTACCTCCGCCCACTCATCGACGAGGGCGCGGTCTACCTCGCGCAGCCGCCGCTCTTCCGCGTGGACGCGCTCAAACAGACGCACTGGGCGCTCGACGAGGGCGACCGCGACGCGATCATCCGCCGCATCAAGAAGAAGAACCCCCGCGCCAACATCGAGGTGCAGCGCTTCAAGGGCCTCGGCGAGATGATGCCGAAGACGCTCCACGAGACGACGCTCGACCCGGAGCGCCGCCGCCTGCTGCGCGTGACCATCCCCGACGACGCGAAGCTTGCCACCGAGAACACGATCACAGATCTGATGGGCAAGGACGCCGCCCCACGCTTCCAGTTCATCATGGGCCACGCCGACGAGGTAGAGGAACTGGATGTGTAG
- a CDS encoding ATP-binding protein, with amino-acid sequence MDLSLDLRDLQRLVALGEGLTIEFKRRVPRPERIAKEVIALANTQGGKLLLGVDDDGTIKGVRDAHEEAFALRQAIAKHTRPLVPLDVAAVPVSRRREVLIVDVPESASKPHYLVTSDAEGRVSKTAYVRVDEQSIEASREVIRVMKAEQNPTNTRFEFGDKEQQLMQYLDRYERITVAQFAKLAGVSLSSAAQTLVLLTRASILALHPDEKADYWTLAYDVA; translated from the coding sequence ATGGACCTCAGCCTCGATCTCCGCGACCTCCAGCGTCTCGTCGCGCTCGGCGAAGGGCTGACCATCGAGTTCAAGCGCCGGGTACCCCGTCCCGAGCGCATCGCCAAGGAGGTCATTGCGCTCGCCAACACGCAGGGCGGCAAGCTGCTCCTCGGCGTCGACGACGACGGCACCATCAAGGGCGTCCGCGACGCGCACGAAGAGGCCTTCGCGCTGCGCCAGGCCATCGCCAAACACACGCGGCCGCTCGTGCCCCTCGATGTGGCGGCCGTGCCCGTCTCGCGCCGCCGTGAGGTGCTCATCGTCGATGTCCCTGAGAGCGCCTCGAAGCCGCACTACCTCGTCACATCCGATGCCGAGGGCCGCGTCTCGAAGACCGCCTACGTGCGCGTCGACGAGCAGTCCATCGAGGCCAGCCGCGAAGTCATCCGCGTGATGAAGGCCGAGCAGAACCCGACCAACACCCGCTTCGAGTTTGGCGACAAGGAGCAGCAACTCATGCAGTACCTCGACCGCTACGAGCGGATCACCGTCGCCCAGTTCGCCAAGCTAGCGGGTGTCTCCCTTTCGTCGGCAGCGCAGACACTCGTGCTGCTCACCCGTGCCTCTATTCTGGCGTTGCACCCTGATGAAAAGGCCGACTACTGGACGCTGGCCTACGATGTGGCGTGA
- the pgl gene encoding 6-phosphogluconolactonase, with protein MPADLTVFDTVDDLTERAAAFVAAELRAAVARRGRASLVLAGGSTPAPVYLLLAHEYADEAFWANTHVFFGDERCVEPDHAHSNYRMAQASLLDALPIPDRHVYRMVGEVHPPVAAFDYEKMLKAYRGAARDHDAPLFDVTLLGLGSDGHTASLFPGQPALDEANALCVHTQSPPNSPVDDRLTLTYPALHDSQTVLFLAAGVGKHAALHAALNVEPLPGQDAPVPAGNVTARGEIRWFVDRAAHTGS; from the coding sequence ATGCCTGCCGACCTCACCGTCTTCGACACCGTCGACGACCTGACCGAACGTGCCGCCGCCTTTGTCGCGGCCGAACTCCGCGCCGCCGTTGCCCGCCGAGGCCGCGCCTCGCTCGTCCTCGCCGGAGGCTCGACACCGGCTCCCGTCTACCTGCTTCTCGCACACGAATACGCCGACGAGGCGTTCTGGGCCAACACGCATGTGTTCTTCGGCGACGAGCGCTGCGTAGAACCGGACCACGCTCACAGCAACTACCGTATGGCGCAGGCGTCGCTGCTGGACGCGCTGCCCATTCCTGATCGCCACGTCTATCGGATGGTCGGCGAGGTGCACCCGCCCGTGGCCGCGTTCGACTACGAGAAGATGCTGAAGGCGTATCGAGGCGCCGCACGCGACCACGACGCACCGCTGTTCGACGTAACGCTACTCGGACTCGGGTCGGACGGTCACACGGCGTCGCTCTTTCCAGGTCAGCCTGCATTGGACGAGGCCAACGCGCTCTGCGTCCACACCCAGTCACCCCCGAACTCGCCTGTGGACGACCGGCTGACGCTCACCTACCCTGCACTCCACGACTCGCAGACTGTGCTGTTCCTTGCGGCTGGTGTGGGCAAACACGCGGCGCTCCACGCAGCGTTGAACGTCGAGCCGCTGCCGGGGCAGGACGCTCCAGTACCGGCCGGCAACGTAACTGCGCGCGGTGAGATACGTTGGTTCGTTGACCGGGCCGCCCACACAGGCAGCTAG
- the wrbA gene encoding NAD(P)H:quinone oxidoreductase has translation MSDVRLTIVYYSTYGTNYAMAQVAAEAAREAGAEVRLRKVRETVPQSVIDAQEGWKAAQAQQSGVPEATAEDMEWANAYFLSAPTRFGGAASQMRAFIDTLGGAWQKGALANKAFTAMTSAQNPHGGQETTLQTLYITAMHWSAVLVPPGYTSPAVFASGGNPYGVSVTATGEGLTDEDIAAIQHQAKRVVEVAAKLA, from the coding sequence ATGAGCGACGTCCGACTCACTATCGTCTACTACAGCACCTACGGCACCAACTACGCGATGGCGCAGGTCGCCGCCGAGGCGGCCCGTGAGGCTGGCGCCGAGGTACGCCTCCGCAAAGTCCGCGAGACCGTGCCCCAGTCCGTGATCGACGCTCAGGAGGGCTGGAAGGCCGCTCAAGCACAACAGTCCGGCGTCCCCGAGGCCACGGCGGAAGACATGGAGTGGGCCAATGCCTACTTTCTGAGCGCCCCCACCCGCTTCGGTGGCGCGGCCAGCCAAATGCGCGCCTTCATCGATACACTCGGCGGTGCGTGGCAAAAGGGCGCCCTTGCCAACAAAGCCTTCACGGCCATGACGAGCGCCCAAAACCCGCACGGCGGCCAGGAGACAACGCTCCAGACGCTCTACATCACCGCGATGCACTGGAGCGCGGTTCTCGTTCCACCCGGCTACACCAGCCCCGCCGTTTTCGCTAGCGGTGGTAACCCCTATGGCGTCTCGGTGACCGCTACCGGCGAGGGACTCACGGACGAGGATATCGCTGCCATCCAGCACCAAGCCAAGCGCGTCGTTGAGGTCGCGGCGAAGCTGGCATAA
- a CDS encoding NAD(P)H-dependent glycerol-3-phosphate dehydrogenase, giving the protein MASNTAASNTAASNSITPVSVLGAGSWGTALAYSLAAHGGHPVTLYARREDQAAAIRRERRNTAYLPGALLPSSIEVTSNLTEACQASHLWVVATPSQSVRGMAESIQDHVTPEHTLISVAKGIENGTLLTTSGVLRDVLPGHPAGRVGVLYGPSHAEEVAAGQPTTVVVSMPDLEVARTVQQVFMAHALRVYRNHDLVGVEIAGSVKNVMAIAAGMSDGVGLGDNAKAALVTRGLAEIKRLGLAMGAEPATFAGLAGLGDLVVTCFSKHSRNRYLGEQVGRGRSLADIEAEMTMVAEGVKTTRSVHALALRHDVEMPITEAVHRILFDGMPPQEAVWALMTRAAKHEDPTALDTDFGE; this is encoded by the coding sequence ATGGCATCAAACACCGCCGCATCGAACACCGCCGCATCGAATTCTATCACCCCCGTCTCTGTCCTGGGTGCCGGTAGCTGGGGTACGGCGCTCGCCTACAGCCTCGCAGCGCACGGCGGGCACCCCGTCACGCTCTACGCGCGTCGTGAGGACCAGGCCGCCGCTATCCGCCGCGAGCGGCGCAACACGGCCTACCTGCCTGGCGCGCTCCTCCCGAGCAGCATCGAGGTCACCTCGAACCTTACCGAAGCGTGTCAGGCGTCGCATTTGTGGGTCGTTGCCACGCCGTCGCAATCGGTGCGGGGCATGGCCGAGTCCATCCAGGACCATGTGACGCCCGAACACACGCTGATCTCCGTCGCCAAAGGGATCGAAAACGGAACGCTGCTCACCACCTCCGGCGTGCTTCGGGACGTGCTGCCCGGCCATCCCGCTGGGCGTGTGGGGGTGCTCTACGGCCCCAGCCACGCGGAGGAAGTCGCAGCGGGCCAGCCGACCACCGTGGTCGTCTCGATGCCTGACCTTGAAGTGGCGCGGACCGTGCAGCAGGTGTTCATGGCGCATGCACTACGCGTCTACCGCAACCACGACCTCGTCGGCGTGGAGATCGCGGGCTCGGTCAAAAACGTCATGGCGATTGCGGCGGGCATGAGCGACGGCGTGGGGCTAGGCGACAACGCCAAGGCAGCGCTCGTTACGCGGGGGCTCGCTGAGATCAAGCGCCTTGGCCTGGCGATGGGCGCGGAGCCGGCCACCTTCGCGGGGCTCGCAGGCCTCGGCGACCTCGTGGTGACGTGTTTCTCGAAGCACAGCCGCAACCGCTATCTCGGTGAGCAGGTGGGGCGCGGCCGGTCGCTCGCCGACATCGAGGCGGAGATGACGATGGTAGCGGAGGGCGTAAAGACGACGCGTTCGGTGCACGCCCTCGCGCTGCGCCACGACGTCGAGATGCCGATCACCGAGGCCGTCCACCGCATCCTGTTCGACGGGATGCCGCCGCAGGAAGCCGTGTGGGCGCTGATGACCCGCGCAGCCAAGCACGAGGACCCTACGGCGTTGGACACCGACTTCGGAGAGTGA
- a CDS encoding DNA topoisomerase IV subunit A has protein sequence MPVVETIPLHETTRQRYLNYALSVITSRALPDIRDGLKPVQRRILYGMAVDLRLNPDSRFRKSATVVGTVMGKYHPHGDTAIYDAMVRMAQDFSLRAPLVDGQGNFGSLDGDSPAAMRYTEARLQSLGAAFLSEIKKQTVHFRPNYDGTVFEPVVLPAPVPNLLANGATGIAVGMATNIPPHNLGELLDACIYLIGSPNARIDTLVKYVPAPDFPTGGRILNTPAELLKIYETGEGPIELRGEYEMEGKKHVIITSIPYAMTKADLIEKIAEHIAKGKVPQLVDIRDESTEDVRIVLELKRGANAEAAMAYLFKHTPLQTRFHVNMTCLVPTRNPEVGAPQKVDLRTALQHFLHFRMEVVTKRLQYELEQLEKRIHILRGFAVIFDALDEAIKLIRASRNKADAAQRLMHRFGIDDIQADAILEIKLYRLAQMEIDAIKKELEEKEAMAAELRALLADEDARWSLIRKELRAAKKQFADERRSTVAGPDAALDYDAEDYIIAEDVVVIVTRDGWVKRQRSYTTLDAIRVREGDEVAYALGGSTRASLVFFTTAGRAYTLRVDDLPQTSGYGDPIQKYFDFSDGERLAGAILLDARVLPPPFAPETDPGLFQGDGAPPSPDDGYGPFVLGVTTDGQTARMALENFAEPSNKNGRGFMRLAKGKAKSYLLTAHLCRGDEHVCLATKQGRALIFPAQQVPVVKSIAKGVIAIRLDGSGDRVLGAALSTTARDGLEVETSRGRPEIVRTTKFDVTNRGGKGRVVIQRGTLRAAKPEPVVRPLPE, from the coding sequence ATGCCTGTCGTCGAGACGATCCCGCTGCACGAAACCACGCGCCAGCGCTACCTCAACTACGCCCTCTCCGTCATCACCAGCCGCGCGCTGCCGGACATCCGCGACGGCCTCAAGCCAGTCCAGCGCCGCATCCTCTACGGCATGGCCGTGGACCTACGGCTGAATCCGGATTCGCGCTTCCGCAAGAGCGCGACGGTCGTCGGGACGGTCATGGGCAAGTACCACCCCCACGGCGACACGGCCATCTACGACGCGATGGTCCGCATGGCGCAGGACTTCAGCCTCCGCGCGCCGCTCGTGGACGGCCAGGGCAACTTCGGCTCGCTCGACGGCGACAGCCCCGCCGCGATGCGCTACACCGAGGCGCGCCTCCAATCGCTCGGCGCGGCGTTCCTGAGCGAAATCAAGAAGCAGACCGTCCACTTCCGCCCGAACTACGACGGGACGGTCTTCGAGCCGGTCGTGCTCCCCGCACCCGTCCCGAACCTGCTCGCCAACGGCGCGACCGGCATCGCCGTCGGCATGGCGACCAACATCCCGCCGCACAACCTCGGCGAACTGCTCGACGCCTGCATCTACCTCATCGGCAGCCCCAACGCGCGCATCGACACGCTCGTGAAGTACGTCCCCGCGCCTGACTTCCCGACGGGCGGGCGCATCCTCAACACGCCCGCGGAGCTGCTGAAGATCTACGAGACGGGCGAAGGCCCCATCGAACTCCGCGGCGAGTACGAGATGGAGGGCAAGAAGCACGTCATCATCACCTCGATCCCGTACGCCATGACAAAGGCGGACCTGATCGAGAAGATCGCCGAGCACATCGCGAAGGGGAAGGTGCCGCAGCTCGTCGACATCCGCGACGAGTCGACCGAGGACGTGCGCATCGTGCTCGAACTCAAGCGCGGGGCGAACGCGGAGGCGGCGATGGCCTACCTCTTCAAGCACACGCCGCTGCAGACCCGCTTCCACGTCAACATGACGTGCCTCGTGCCGACGCGCAACCCCGAAGTCGGCGCGCCGCAGAAAGTCGACCTCCGGACGGCGCTCCAGCACTTCCTGCACTTCCGCATGGAGGTCGTCACGAAGCGGCTGCAGTACGAGCTCGAACAGCTCGAAAAGCGCATCCACATCCTGCGCGGCTTCGCGGTCATCTTCGACGCGCTCGACGAGGCGATCAAGCTCATCCGCGCCTCGCGCAACAAGGCCGACGCCGCGCAGCGCCTCATGCACCGCTTCGGCATCGACGACATCCAGGCGGACGCGATCCTAGAGATCAAGCTCTATCGCCTCGCGCAGATGGAGATCGACGCGATCAAGAAGGAACTGGAGGAGAAGGAGGCGATGGCCGCTGAACTCCGCGCGCTCCTCGCCGACGAGGACGCCCGCTGGAGCCTCATCCGCAAAGAACTCCGCGCCGCGAAAAAGCAGTTCGCCGATGAGCGCCGCTCGACGGTCGCCGGACCGGACGCCGCGCTGGACTACGACGCCGAGGACTACATCATCGCCGAGGACGTGGTCGTGATCGTGACGCGCGACGGGTGGGTGAAACGCCAACGCTCCTACACCACGCTCGATGCCATCCGGGTTCGTGAGGGCGACGAGGTGGCCTACGCGTTGGGTGGCTCGACCCGCGCCTCGCTCGTCTTCTTCACGACGGCCGGCCGCGCCTACACGCTCCGCGTCGACGACCTCCCACAGACCTCGGGCTACGGCGACCCAATCCAGAAGTATTTCGACTTCTCCGATGGCGAACGCCTCGCGGGCGCCATTCTCCTCGATGCGCGCGTGCTGCCGCCGCCCTTTGCGCCGGAGACGGATCCCGGACTCTTCCAGGGCGATGGCGCGCCTCCCAGCCCGGACGACGGCTACGGCCCGTTCGTGCTCGGCGTCACGACTGACGGCCAGACCGCCCGTATGGCGCTGGAGAACTTCGCCGAGCCGTCAAACAAGAACGGGCGTGGCTTCATGCGGCTCGCTAAGGGCAAGGCGAAGTCGTACCTCCTCACCGCGCACCTCTGCCGAGGCGACGAGCACGTATGCCTCGCAACGAAGCAGGGCCGCGCGCTCATCTTCCCGGCGCAGCAGGTGCCCGTGGTGAAGAGCATCGCTAAGGGCGTCATCGCGATCCGCCTCGACGGCAGCGGCGACCGCGTTCTCGGGGCCGCGCTCTCGACGACGGCCCGCGACGGCCTGGAAGTCGAGACGAGCCGGGGCCGCCCTGAAATCGTCCGGACGACGAAGTTCGACGTGACGAACCGCGGCGGGAAGGGCCGCGTCGTGATCCAGCGCGGGACGCTCCGCGCCGCTAAGCCGGAGCCGGTGGTGCGACCGTTGCCGGAGTAG